GCTCTTCCCAGCGGGTATTCCGGCAGGATATGTATCAAAGGTCAACAGGCAGGGCTCCGGCCAGTTCCAATATATCGAGGTCGTTCCATTTGTTGATAACGCAAGCATAGAAGAAGTCCTGATCATTAAATGAACTACCTGCTCTGGGCATCGGCCTTTTTCATCGCTTTTTTGCTGCAGGTAAAGATTTCACTTCTTTCCGTATCGCCTAATATCACGGCGCTCCTGGCCTATTACATCGGCATAAAATACGGCCAGAACAAAGGTGTGATTTGCGGTCTCCTGATCGGGGCGATCGAAGACAGCCTCTCAGCGCCTATTCTCGGCCCTAATATGTTAGGCAAGGGCCTGGTAGGTTTTTCCTCCGCCTTTTTTATTTCCGGCGGGATCTTCGTATGGACGCCGCTGTTAGGCATGCTCGGCCTTGCCCTCCTCACCGTTATCGACAACTCGGTTGTCTTTCTTTCGCTCAGCATTTTTGACAAAACTCCGACCAACCCGGCCTCTGCGCTATTCATCACGATCATGCAGGCGCTTTTAAACTCGGCGGCGGGAATGGTCATAAAACCGGCTCATGCAGACTGAAAAAACAGGCACAGAAAAGATCATTCTCATCAGTTACCTGCTCATTGCAGGGTTCGTGGTCGTCCTGCTCAGGCTTTGGCAGCTCCAGATCCTGCAGGGGAACGAATTAAGAAAGATATCAGAATCGAACAGACTTCGTGTTATCGGCGTGCCGGCGCCCCGGGGCATTATCTTTGACAGAAACAGAGTTCCCCTCGTAAAAAATACCCCCTATTTCTGCGCCTCCGTAATACCCCAGGAATTCAACAAAGGCAATCTCGCGGCCCTGTCTCAACTCCTGAACGTTTCGGAACCTGAGCTGTATGACAGGATCACGCGCAAGGCTGCAAGCCCTTTTACCCCTGTCCGCTTAAAGGAAGGCCTCAGCTTTAGCGAGATCAGCGTCATCGAAGCGAGACGTTCCGATTTCCCGGGCCTTATGATCGAGGTAGAAACGAGCAGGGAATATATGTATGGAAGCGTGGGGTCTCATCTGATCGGGTACCTCGGGAAACTGAATCCGGCCCAGTCGACCGACCCGAGTTTCAGGGATGTTCCTCCTGAGGCGTTCATCGGGCAGTGGGGAGCCGAAAAGCTCTATGATAAAACTCTCCGCGGGACTGCGGGGCAACGGATCATAGAAGTCGATGCAGTGGGCAGAGAGATACGGCTTCTATCCGAGACAGCGCCGGTTAAAGGCTCTGATCTTGACCTGAGCATTGACATTGCGCTTCAGAGAGAAGCTGAAAAGGCATTTGAAGGAAGGGCCGGCGCCCTCGTTGCGCTCAAGACTGATACAGGCGAGGTTCTCGGCCTTGTCAGCTCCCCTTCGTTCGATCCTAACCAGTTCTCCAAAGGCGTAAGCTACGGTGACTGGAAAGCCCTTATGGAAGACAAAAAAATTCCGATGCTCAACAGGGCGATTCAGAGCCAATATCCCCCTGGTTCAACCTTTAAGATCCTGACTGCTATCGCGGCCCTTGAAGAAGGCGCTATCGATACCAGCACAACAGCCGACTGCAGGGGCGGACTGAATTATGGGAAATGGCGTTTCGGCTGCTGGCAAAAGAAAGGCCACGGGACTGTCTCCATTCATCGCGCCCTTGTAGAGTCCTGCGATGTCTTCTTCTATGAGACCGGAAAACGTGTCGGCTTTGACAAGGTCCACGACTATGCCATAAAGCTCGGCCTCGGCGCCGAGACCGGAATAGAGCTCGGCAAGGAGAGAAAAGGCCTGATCCCGAATTCAGAATGGAAGCTCGAACATAAGAAGTCCGCGTGGTTTCTCGGTGAAACGTTTATCAATTCAATTGGACAGGGCTATGTTTCGGTAACTCCGTTACAGCTCGCGGTCATGATGAGCTCAGTTGCAAACGGAGGTTCCGTTTACAAGCCTCTTATCCTCAAAAATGCTGTCCCGGAGCTTATTCGAAAAGTAGAACTCAGACAGGAAACCCTTGATATTGTAAGGGACGCTCTCAAAGGTGTTGTCAATGAGCCGGGAGGGACCGGTGCTGCTGCCAGATCGTCCATGGCAACCGTAGGCGGCAAGACAGGAACGGCACAGGTCGTCGGCCTCAGAAAAGACTCGAAATTTCTCTCGGAGAAATTCCGGGACCATGCATGGTTCGTCTCCTTTGCACCCGTCGAAAAACCGGAGATCGCCATGGCGGTCTTTGTAGAACATGGCGGCCATGGCGGCAGCGCAGCCGCTCCCATCGCAAAAAAAGCTCTCGAAGCCTATCTCCTGTCTCCGGAAAAGAAGAAGGAACTGCTCAATGTTCAGAATTGACCGGAGGTTCCTGCAGAATTTCGACTGGGTGACCTTTTTCACGATCATCGTTATTTCGATCATAGGGATCATGACCATCTTCAGTGCCACGCGGCAGCCGGGTGATGCGCCGCAGGCCTCTTTTTATCTGAAGCAGATCGTATGGCTTCTGATCAGTATCTGCGCGCTCATCGTCATAGTCAGCTTTGATTATATCTGGCTCGGGAGGATTGCCCTGCCCCTCTACATAACCGGCATTTTTCTTTTAGTTATTGTACTTGTTTCCGGCAGGACCGGCATGGGCGCACAACGGTGGCTCAGCCTTGGCTTTTTTTCATTTCAGCCCTCTGAATTTTTCAAGCTCATATTCATCATCAT
This genomic stretch from Nitrospirota bacterium harbors:
- the mrdA gene encoding penicillin-binding protein 2, whose amino-acid sequence is MQTEKTGTEKIILISYLLIAGFVVVLLRLWQLQILQGNELRKISESNRLRVIGVPAPRGIIFDRNRVPLVKNTPYFCASVIPQEFNKGNLAALSQLLNVSEPELYDRITRKAASPFTPVRLKEGLSFSEISVIEARRSDFPGLMIEVETSREYMYGSVGSHLIGYLGKLNPAQSTDPSFRDVPPEAFIGQWGAEKLYDKTLRGTAGQRIIEVDAVGREIRLLSETAPVKGSDLDLSIDIALQREAEKAFEGRAGALVALKTDTGEVLGLVSSPSFDPNQFSKGVSYGDWKALMEDKKIPMLNRAIQSQYPPGSTFKILTAIAALEEGAIDTSTTADCRGGLNYGKWRFGCWQKKGHGTVSIHRALVESCDVFFYETGKRVGFDKVHDYAIKLGLGAETGIELGKERKGLIPNSEWKLEHKKSAWFLGETFINSIGQGYVSVTPLQLAVMMSSVANGGSVYKPLILKNAVPELIRKVELRQETLDIVRDALKGVVNEPGGTGAAARSSMATVGGKTGTAQVVGLRKDSKFLSEKFRDHAWFVSFAPVEKPEIAMAVFVEHGGHGGSAAAPIAKKALEAYLLSPEKKKELLNVQN
- the mreD gene encoding rod shape-determining protein MreD, which gives rise to MNYLLWASAFFIAFLLQVKISLLSVSPNITALLAYYIGIKYGQNKGVICGLLIGAIEDSLSAPILGPNMLGKGLVGFSSAFFISGGIFVWTPLLGMLGLALLTVIDNSVVFLSLSIFDKTPTNPASALFITIMQALLNSAAGMVIKPAHAD